TCAGCATGTCGCGGCACTGCGTTTGGCTGGGCCGGCGGGGTTGGAAATCGCCTTACGGCGCCTCGCCGCCGCCAAAGGGGACGAAGAGCGTGCCGCGACCCAACGACTCGTCGACGAGGTCGCCGGGCAACGCGACGCCGAGGTCGCGCGGCTCTTCTGGTACACCGACCTGGAACAAGCCAAGCTAGCCGCCGCTGAGAGCGGGCGGCGGATCCTGAGCCTGCGGATGCTTGGCAAGCTGACCGATGAATACAGCTGCGCGAACAGCCGCTTCTTTCGGACGGCACTATACGCCAACGCCGAGATCAGCGGCTATTTGCGAGATCACTTCATCCTCCATTGGGAAAGCGTGCGGCCCGTGCCGCGCGTGACGGTCGATTTTGGCGATGGCCGCACGCTCGAGCGGACGCTTACCGGAAACAGTGCGCACTACGTGCTCGACGCCGCGGGAACGCCGCTTGACGTGCTGCCTGGTTTGTACGGTCCGCAGGCCTTTCATGAATGGCTTGAGCGTTCGCACGACTTGGCGTCACGTTACGCCGAACTCAGCAGCGAGACGGGTCGCGAGCGCGTCTTGCAGGAATATCACACTCACCGCGAGCTTGTCATTGCTGAGCGACTTCGCGCGGATCTCGCAGCCGTCGCGCCGGAACTACTCAACCCTCCAACCCGTAGCTTGCAACCGCAGGCAACGTCCACGGAGTTGCCACGACGCCATCCGACCGCGATGCAAGCGGCGCGCGTGGCTGTGTCGAAGAGCCTTGTTGAAGTGAAGCTCGTGGCGCCGTTCGCTCCCGCCGGCGAAACGCTTGCGGAACAGGACGACCAGTTCTGGCAAGCGATTTCCGCACGACATGCCGATGAGGCGAAACTCGATAAGCGGAGCGTCGCCCTGATGCGCGGCAAGGTTCCGCGAGAGATTGCCGAGGCCGCGATGCGCGCTACTTTCAGCAAACGTGCCGTCGAGAATCCGCTCCTGAAAATTGTAGGCGATTTCGAGCATTCGCTCGCGGTCGACGGCGTCCGCAACGAGTACACGCTCCACCGCGAGATTCACGACTGGTTCGTCAACGGCACGGCGCCGCGAGAAGTCGGTCCGCTGAACGAACGCGTCTACGCGGAGTTGTTCCTGACGCCGTCGAGCGATCCATGGCTCGGACTGACGGCCGGCGATGCGTACGCCGCTCTCGACGGCGGTGGGCTGACCGAACCGCCAGCGGCGAAGTAAACTAAGTAGCCGCGGCTCAACGAGCCGCCGGAGTAGGACTAAGAAATGCTGAAGGATGAATGCGGAATGCTGAATGGTCTGGTACGCAGCCTCACTCCGCATTTTTCTCTCTTCCGCATTCAGCCTTCGTCCTTCAACCTTTGTTTTTCCCCCGCTCCGGCGGCTTGTTGAGCCGCGGCTACTTATGCCACAGCAAACAATTCTCACTGTTGAAGACGACGCGGCGATTCGTCGCGGCGTCGTCGATGCGCTGACCTACGCCGGGTACACGGCGCTCGAGGCGGGACACGGCGAAGAAGGCTGCCAGATGGCGCTGCGGCGGGAGTTCGACCTGCTGCTGCTCGACATGGTGCTGCCAGGCAAAACCGGGCTCGAGATTTTGCGCGAAGTGCGAAATGTGAAGCCGACGCTGCCGGTGATCATCCTCAGTGCGCGGGGCGAGGAGAACGATCGCGTTAGCGGCTTGCGGCTCGGCGCCGACGATTACGTGGTGAAGCCCTTCAGCGTCAACGAGTTGCTGGCGCGGGTCGACGCCGTGCTGCGGCGTTCGCCGAGTCGGCCTAGCGACGTGGAAGAGGTGATGTTCGTCGGCGGGCGGGTCGATTTCGCACGCTGTGAGGTACAGTTTAGCGACGGCGAACGCGTCGAACTGTCGGAGCGCGAACAGCAACTGCTGCGGTACCTGGCGAGGCATGCGGGCCGAACGGTGCCGCGGCAAGAATTGCTTGAAAATGTTTGGCAGATCGACGCCCGCGGCGTCTCGACGCGCACCGTCGACATGCACGTCGCGCGCTTGCGAGAGAAACTGCGCGACGATTCGGAGAATCCGGCGCTGCTGATGACGGTGCGCGGTCGTGGGTACATGCTGGCTCAGAGTCTTTCATGAAACGTCCTTGGCACGTCTGGCTGGCCTTTGCATTGTGCGGCGCCGTCGCGACGGCGGCGTTCGCGTGGCTGACGCTCCATGCGTTGCGGGTTGATCGCGAGCGTTCGGTCGCGCGGGCCGAAGCTCTGCTTGAACAGAACGTCAGCCAGGCTCTCTGGCAGATGGACACGAAGCTGGCGCCACTGATTGCGGAGGAAGTGACGCGTCCGCATGAGTTCTACGAGTCGTTCGTCAATTTGCCGGCGGCGAACAAGGACGACTGGAATTTAAACTCCGTCGCTTCGCCAATCTTGGCGAAGACGCCTGACAACGTGCTGCTTAACTTCAATGCGTACGCCGACGGTCGCTGGGCGTCGCCACAAGCTCCTCCTCCTGAACAAACGGATCTCGCCGCGAGCAACGGCCTGCCGAGCACGGCCACGGAAGCGAATCGTCGCAAGCTCGAGACGCTCGCCGGCGCCGTCAACGTCGGGCAACTCTTGCAGATGCTGCCCGATGATCCAATTCCGACGCCCAATTCAGCAACCGTTGGCACGCCGCAGTCTGCGAGCGGCGAGCAAGTGGCCGCCAATGGCCCTCCGGTCGGCAATTATTACAGCGCGAATGCACCGGCCGTCGGCGAGGGCGACCGCCAGATACAACCCGCTGAGCAGCCGCAGACGGTGATCAGGGACGAAGAATCGAACCTGTTCGACGAACCTGATGCGTCCCTCCAGCAGCAAGTCGCCCAACAGTCGCGCGGCGCCGCCGATTATCGCGGCCGTGAAAGCCGGTATCAGCAAGCCGCCGTGCAAGAGCTCTCGAAGCAGCAGTTCGGCAACTACATCATGCGCAACGCTCCGAGCCAGCGCGACGCGAACGGAGCGCGCGCCGTCGAGTACGTTAGCCGCCCGGTGTGGGTAGGCGACGAATTGTTGCTGGCGCGCCGCGTTGATCGCGACGGCCAAACGTTCGTGCAAGGGAGCTGGCTCGATTGGCCGCGGCTGAAGCGCGAGTTGCTAGCCGAGACCGCGTCGCTCGTTCCCCACGCCGACTTGGTTCCCGTGCGCGGCGACGATCCGATCGACGCGACGCGGATGCTCGCCGGGTTGCCGGTGAAATTGGTTGTCGGCGATTCCGCGACGGCACTCGCCAACGCTCCGGGCGACGGACCGCTGCAGTGGGCGCTGGGCGTCGGCTGGATCGCGCTCGCATGCGCTCTCGCGGCGGTCGGCCTGCTGCTGTGGGGGGTGATCGCCTTGAGCGAACGTCGCGCCGCGTTCGTCTCCTCGGTAACGCATGAGCTGCGCACGCCGCTCACCACGTTTCGGATGTACGCGGAAATGCTCGCCCGCGACATGGTGCCAACGCCCGAGCGGCGCCGTGAGTATTTGGAAACGCTTCGGACCGAAGCTGAGCGGTTAACGCACCTCGTCGAAAATGTGCTGTCGTACGCACGGCTCGAACGAGGCCGCAAGCCGCAGCGGAGCGAGCGGACGACGCCCGTAGCACTCGTCGATCGCTTCGAACCCCGACTCGCCGAGCGGGCAGCGCAGGCGGGGATGACGTTGCAATGCGACGTCGACGAAGCCTCGGCCGACGCTCCGCTGCTCACCGACGTCGGCGTCATCGAGCAAATCTTATTCAACCTCGTCGACAACGCGGCGAAGTATGCGGGCCGCGCCGCTGATCGCCGGATCGTCATCGCAACAGGTCGCGACGGTCGTTGGACGACCTTCAGCGTGCGCGACTTTGGACCGGGGTTCGCGTCGACGAAGCAAGCGATGCAGGCGGCGCCGTTCAGCAAAAGCGCCGAAGCGGCGGCCGAGACGGCCCCAGGCGTCGGCCTCGGCCTTGCACTCTGCCGTCGATTGGCCACTGAGTTGGGAGGGCGGCTCGATGCATTGGCCGCCGACAACGGACCGGGGGCCTTAGTCACGCTGCGATTGCCGGCAGAGTGAGCCGCGGCTACCGATTCGCGTCAGCGCAAAAAACCCGGCGACCGAACTTCGCGTTGAAGCTCGGCCGCCGGTCGAGGGGTTTCGAGTTGTCGCTTTAGCTACGCGGGGCGGCGTCTGTTTGGCGCTGCTCCGGCGGGTCGTTGACCTGCGGCTAGTAGGTCAGGATGGCGTCGATCGCGACCGCGGTTTGGTCAAGGTCGGTGCCGGGCGACCAGTCGTGACGAACTTCCGGGCGGAAGACCAGGTTCGAGAGCGCCTGGATGTTCACGCCGCCGGTCACTTCGTTGAACGACGTGCCGTCCTTCTTCCACCATTCGCAACGACCACCGACCTTCAACGTGTCGGTGAGCGTGTAGAACATGTACTGGTTGAGGCCGATCGTGTCGATCTGGCTCACCCCAGGGTTGTCGGTGCGGAGCAAGTCGCTCTGGCCGACGTACTGGAGGTTGTCGGTCAGGTCAGCGACGAGCACCATGCTGTGCGAGTAGCTGTTCTTCGAACCGCCGTCGATCCAGCCGAAGTTGCCGTACGTGTTGAGGTACGTGAAGGTCACGTTCTCGCTGAGCTCGGTGGCGAAACCGCCGATCCAGTTGCTGCCCGAGTTGTTGTTCGTGAAGCCGGTGTCCCAGCCCGCCGTCCAACCGCCGTACAGCGTCAGGCCTTCAAAGCCTGAGTAGGTCGACAGGGCGCCGGTGTGGGTAAACGGCTCGCTGTTGAACATCGTGTACGAGTGCGTGTGGAAGAAGTTGCCGGTGGCCGGAATCACTTCAAACCCAAGCGGGGTGAAGAAGTGACCAACCTTCGTCGACAGGTCGCCGTTGGCCACTTCCATGTAGGCTTGGGGGATAGCCCAGCCGTAATAGCCGTGGTCGAGCGAGGCGTCGTAGAAGCCGTTGTTGCGGATGCCGGCGCCGGGGTTACCGAACGCTTGCGACTTCTGCGCGTCCGTACCATAAAGGACGTCGATGCGACCGCCGAAGTCGCGGCCGGCCGAGCCGTCGGCGACCTTGCCGATGTAGAACCATTGCTGGGCAAGGTTCGCATGGTCCGGGATGTCGTCGAACGACAGCAAGTCGTCGAAGTTCTGCGACAGCGGGATGTTCTTGTTGTAGTAGGCGATGTTCGTCCAGCCGCCGATCTCGATCGACGAGCATTCAGGATCGATGCCCACCAGGTCCGCCAGCGAAAGCCCTTCAATCGGGCCGGCTAGCGCACAGCCGCTGAACAGGCCGCCAGCTTCGCAGCCCGAACCGCAGGCGACGTCGTCGCTGCAACAGGGGTCGTCGCAGGTCGGTTCGCAGCAATCGCTGGCGAAAGCGACGCCGCTCACGTTGTTGTCATACGACCAGCTGTTGGTCTCGGCGAACGCCGGGCTCGCGCCGAGCGCCAGGACAGCCAGTCCGACTCTCCATGTCCTAACTTTCACCTGATAGCTCCTTCTACTGGCGCTTTGCAGACAACTCGGCTCCTAACCAAGTCGCGACGCAGCACTCTGTTAGCGGTGACGGCAGCTCCGA
This sequence is a window from Lacipirellula parvula. Protein-coding genes within it:
- a CDS encoding response regulator transcription factor: MPQQTILTVEDDAAIRRGVVDALTYAGYTALEAGHGEEGCQMALRREFDLLLLDMVLPGKTGLEILREVRNVKPTLPVIILSARGEENDRVSGLRLGADDYVVKPFSVNELLARVDAVLRRSPSRPSDVEEVMFVGGRVDFARCEVQFSDGERVELSEREQQLLRYLARHAGRTVPRQELLENVWQIDARGVSTRTVDMHVARLREKLRDDSENPALLMTVRGRGYMLAQSLS
- a CDS encoding sensor histidine kinase translates to MKRPWHVWLAFALCGAVATAAFAWLTLHALRVDRERSVARAEALLEQNVSQALWQMDTKLAPLIAEEVTRPHEFYESFVNLPAANKDDWNLNSVASPILAKTPDNVLLNFNAYADGRWASPQAPPPEQTDLAASNGLPSTATEANRRKLETLAGAVNVGQLLQMLPDDPIPTPNSATVGTPQSASGEQVAANGPPVGNYYSANAPAVGEGDRQIQPAEQPQTVIRDEESNLFDEPDASLQQQVAQQSRGAADYRGRESRYQQAAVQELSKQQFGNYIMRNAPSQRDANGARAVEYVSRPVWVGDELLLARRVDRDGQTFVQGSWLDWPRLKRELLAETASLVPHADLVPVRGDDPIDATRMLAGLPVKLVVGDSATALANAPGDGPLQWALGVGWIALACALAAVGLLLWGVIALSERRAAFVSSVTHELRTPLTTFRMYAEMLARDMVPTPERRREYLETLRTEAERLTHLVENVLSYARLERGRKPQRSERTTPVALVDRFEPRLAERAAQAGMTLQCDVDEASADAPLLTDVGVIEQILFNLVDNAAKYAGRAADRRIVIATGRDGRWTTFSVRDFGPGFASTKQAMQAAPFSKSAEAAAETAPGVGLGLALCRRLATELGGRLDALAADNGPGALVTLRLPAE
- a CDS encoding outer membrane beta-barrel protein, whose translation is MKVRTWRVGLAVLALGASPAFAETNSWSYDNNVSGVAFASDCCEPTCDDPCCSDDVACGSGCEAGGLFSGCALAGPIEGLSLADLVGIDPECSSIEIGGWTNIAYYNKNIPLSQNFDDLLSFDDIPDHANLAQQWFYIGKVADGSAGRDFGGRIDVLYGTDAQKSQAFGNPGAGIRNNGFYDASLDHGYYGWAIPQAYMEVANGDLSTKVGHFFTPLGFEVIPATGNFFHTHSYTMFNSEPFTHTGALSTYSGFEGLTLYGGWTAGWDTGFTNNNSGSNWIGGFATELSENVTFTYLNTYGNFGWIDGGSKNSYSHSMVLVADLTDNLQYVGQSDLLRTDNPGVSQIDTIGLNQYMFYTLTDTLKVGGRCEWWKKDGTSFNEVTGGVNIQALSNLVFRPEVRHDWSPGTDLDQTAVAIDAILTY